Within Sandaracinaceae bacterium, the genomic segment GGGAGCGGCTTGTTGGTCGCCGCGACCACGCGCACGTCCACCTTGATGGCCCCGCTGCCGCCGACGCGCTCGATCTCGCCCTCCTGCAAGACGCGCAGCAGCTTCGCTTGCATGGGAGAGGGCATGTCGCCGACCTCGTCGAGGAAGAGCGTGCCGCCGCTCGCGCGCTCGAACTTGCCGCGCCGCTGCTTGGTCGCGCCGGTGAAGGCGCCCGCCTCGTGCCCGAAGAGCTCGCTCTCGATCAGCTCGGCCGGCACGGCGGCGCAGTTGAGCTTCTCGTAGGGCTGCTCGGCGCGCTTGGAGCCCAGGTGGATGGCGCGCGCCACGAGCTCCTTGCCCGTCCCGCGCTCGCCCTGCACGAGCACGGGCGCGTTGGCGCTCGCGGCCAGCGCGACCTGGTCCTTGAGCTGGCGCATCGGCCCGCTGTCGCCGAGCAGGTCGTCGGTGGCGCCCGTCAGCTGACGGAGCTCCGCGTTCTCCGCCTCGAGCCGGGTCAGCTGGAGCGCGTGCTCGAGCGACAGCAAGAGGCGCTCGGACGCGATGGGCTTCTCGATGAAGTCGCGCGCGCCGAGCCGGGTCGCCTCGAGCGCGGTGTCGATGGTCCCGTGCCCGCTCATCACGATCACGGGCGTCTCGTTGCCGCCCTCGCGCAGCTTTCGCAGCATGGTGATGCCGTCCATCTCGGGCATCATCACGTCGAGCAGGATCGCGTCGTACGCCTTGGTCGCGACCTTGCCCAGCGCGATCGCCGCGCTCCCCGCCACGTCCACCTCGTAGTCCTCGATGCGCAGGGCGCGCGAGAGGGTGGAGAGGATGTTCTTCTCGTCGTCGACGATGAGCACGCTGGCCTTGGTCATCGTGCGCGAGCATACCCGACTCCCGCGCTCTCCCGCCGACTCAGCGGACGAAGGGCGTGCGCCCGCGCTGCATGGCGCGACCCTGGACGAGGAGCGCGTTGCGGAGCCGCGGCGCGTCCGACGGGTCCGTCGCCCTCACCAGCACCCGCGCTCCGCCGCGGATGAGCTCCACGCTGGCCATGCTCGAGGGCATGCCCATCTCCGCCGGGCTCTTCAGGGCGTCGCGCTCCGAGCGGCCGTAGCGGCTCGCCTCCAGGGTCCCCGCGTACACCTGCGAGAGCCCGCGCGCCGCGAGGCGCAGCTCGTCGACCCGGTCGCGCGCGATGGTGCTGAAGGTCAGGGACACGCCGTCCTCGACCTCGGCGAGATCGAGGCTCGTACCGGGGACCTCCATCACGCTCGGCAGGTCACTCGGGAGCGCGCTCGAGAAGCTGGCGTCGGACGGGCTCTCTCCAGGGGCCTGCGCTTCGACGCGATAGGTCGACGCACGCTGGAAAGCCGAGTTGCCCGCGCAGCCGGCGACGAGGGTGAACGAGGTGGTGGCGATGAGGAGGGTGTGGCGCATCCATTACACAGTGACCATCCGCCCCGACCGGGGCAAGATGGGCATTCTTGCGCATAGCCGAGCGGGGGTGTGCGAGGGCGCCCGGCGCGGCCATTCGCGTCACTCCTCGGCGTCTTCGTACCAGGCTTCGTGAAGCGACATGCGGTTACAGCCAATGCATTGCGTGTGCTTCCACCGGTTCGGGCACTCGGGGCAGCTCGCGTGCGTCTCGAAGGTGTCGAACTGCGCGTGGCAGAGCTCGCAGATCCAGTAGGGCTTTCCGTCCGGCTCCCACTCGCAGAGCGGGCACCGGATGCGACGACGGCGGCGCTTGGCCGGCGCCTCGTCCTCGTCGATCTCTCGGCCGAGATCCTCCTCGCGCTTCTCGTCGCGCGCCTCGATCGCGATCTCCATCGCGCGGATCATGGCGCCTCGCCGACCGGATGGCACTCGGTCAGGGCATGGGGAGCGGCACGTCCTGCCAGCCGGCCTCCGCTCGGACGCGCGCCTCGAGCGCCGCGTCGGCGGGGTCGAGGGTGTACGCATAGTGGTCACTCGCGGCGAAGACGGGGGACGGGTCGTTCGGCGTGCTCAGGGTCGCGCCGCCCTGCAGCACGTCGTCGATGGAGCGGTAGTGCCCGGGCACGGTCACCGCGCCGCCAGCCCGCGAGATCAGCGCCGAGCCGCTGCCTTCGTAGATGTTGCGCTCCGACAGCAGGTGCCCCTCGAAGGACACGCGCCCGCCCGAGCTCGCGAAGCGCACGACGTTGTTGAACGAGTGCACGCGCCCGCGGGTCCGGGGGTGACGCTCGCGGTTGTCCTCGAAGTGGTTGTGGTGGAGCGTGACCCAGAGATCCGGGTACGTGCGCGCCCCGCCGCCGATCAGCGTCGCGTAGCCGTTGTCGCGGAAGTGGCACCAGGAGACGGTGGTGTGAGGGCCATCGAGCCCGAGCAGCTCGTCGCCCGCGGTGGTGAGCGTCAGGTGGTCGAGCCAGACGTCACGGCTGCTGGGCCAGGTGTGCACGAGATCGTACTGGGCGTCCTCGAGGAAGAGGTTGGAGATCACGACGTTGGTCGCGTCGATCGACAGGAGGTGGCTCGTGTCGCCGCGGAGCGTCACCCGCTGACCGCGGCCGTCGATGGTGGTGTCGTCTTGGATGCTCAGCGAGCCCGCGTCGATCGTGCCGGACACCCGGAAGACGATCCATCGGGGACCGGGCGCGTCGAGGCACGCTTGCAGCGAGCCGGGCCCGCGCCGGTCGAGGTTCTCCACCCAGCAGAG encodes:
- a CDS encoding sigma-54 dependent transcriptional regulator, which translates into the protein MTKASVLIVDDEKNILSTLSRALRIEDYEVDVAGSAAIALGKVATKAYDAILLDVMMPEMDGITMLRKLREGGNETPVIVMSGHGTIDTALEATRLGARDFIEKPIASERLLLSLEHALQLTRLEAENAELRQLTGATDDLLGDSGPMRQLKDQVALAASANAPVLVQGERGTGKELVARAIHLGSKRAEQPYEKLNCAAVPAELIESELFGHEAGAFTGATKQRRGKFERASGGTLFLDEVGDMPSPMQAKLLRVLQEGEIERVGGSGAIKVDVRVVAATNKPLPKEIEEGRFRADLYDRLNVVPLRVPPLRERSEDIPLLASHFLRAACANNDRRGKSLSDGAMKLLCRYDYPGNVRELRNLVERLVILTPDDNITESDARALLPISGGGGGGGSYYRPDTALKAMVEEAERDLIMRALEHHQGHITNTAADLQLERSHLYKKMKSLGIERK